CTAAAAGCTACTGTAACCccttataatattaataattagcTTACTTCTAAATGAAAATTAACCATTTTTATTCGTTATTATATTTAatgtttcattttaatttaattgcATCAAACCATGACAAGGTTCTCTGACTAAAACTAATATTACCAATATCAGTTTTATCAGCAGGAATCATCTAAATTAAAAAGACAGATCAGAGACATTCAGAATCTAAACAGGTCAGTTTCttctttggcttaattgcagttttcgtccctgatgtttacctcttgtgcaattttggcCCCCTTTGTTCTGATTGCGCGATTTAGATCATCTATGTTTCAAATAGTTAAAATTGGGCCCTCCGTTAGTCAACCGTCTAATTGCTAACGACAATGCtattttcatctccttcatTTACTATTTGCACCCCTCCTtcagagataaaaaaaataaaaaattattatttctattttatcATTAAATGtaaatcataaattttttattttaccctcaccccttcatcttcttccccctCTCTCTCACACTCAAAACTCCACCAaccacccaccaccaaccccaccCACAACCCCTTCTTCAACTTCACCTCCCCCACCTTCTACCAGCCACCACCCCCActcaccgccaccacccaccCCACCACCACGGCCCCCCACCCCCCCTTCATCTTCCCCAACGCACCCCACAGCTACCAGCAGCCACCCCACCTTCATCTTCCCCAATCCACCCCGCCACCCACAGCCACCAGCCGCCGCCAcccaccttcatcttctccaaccCAACCCACTCTACCCACCGCCCCCAACCCACTCACTCTTCTCACCCACCTTTTCACCTTCTTTCAACCCAGAGATCAATTCAACCCTCCCACCTCTTCATCTTCGTTGCAACATCATCTCCCATCTTCAGAGATTGAATCTAAATCAGACCTTCTCTTCTTCGTTCCTCTGAAATCTTGGTGGTCATGGGTTTTCTCAATCTGGATTTTTTGGGTTCTAATCTAGGTTTTCTGGATTGGGGTTTTATGGGTTTTctttgtttgatttattgatttGTTCTGGatatattgttgttgttgtttgcttGTAGATGGGGATGAAGATCAAAGATGTTGGGGTTTTGGGTTTGCAATTTGTGGGTTGGGTTGGGGGGTTGTCGGtggggaggagaagaagagtggtggtggtggtggttgggtGGTGAGGagaatgatggtggtggttgggtgaggaggagaaaagaagaagatgatgaaggttgaggagaagagaagaagatggaccttctgatttctttttattttttataattttttaattatgtgTGGATGGTGTAATTAGTAAAAATAGGGGTGAGAATAGTAGTCCCGTTAAAAATTGGACGGCAATGTGACGGAGGAGTCCAATTTTAACAATTTGAAACATAGATGATCTAAATCGCGCAATCAGAACAAAGGGGgccaaaattgcacaagaggtaaacatcagggacgaaaactgcaattaagccttcttctttttataAACCTTTTTCATAAACTTTCTTCATCAAATGAGTGAATGAAtgtctgttttttttattttgagctTGGGTATATATCCTCAAAATCATTGTTTTGTAAATTGAGTGCACTTAATATCATTAATGAATTTTGGTTTCCAGACACATCCTTGGTGAATCACTTAGCAGTTTGAGTCTAAAGGAACTAAAGAACCTTGAGAGTAGATTGGAAAAAGGCCTAAGCAGAGTTAGATCTAGAAAGGTAAATATTTCTAAACTCAGCATGAATTTCTCTCCCCCTTACTTATACCATAAAAAAATGGAGGTATAGAGTTAATTTAAAAAGTTTAAGCATGGGAACATAAGTGATCTTTTTAATTACAAATGTACAAAAGTCAAtcgaaaaaatatacaagataAGTTCTATTAGTATCCTGAATCAAATGGTTTACTTGGTACTTTGAAATATGCATTATATATTTCCCTTCCTAGTTAGAATATCTTTATTCCTTTAACTGACTTACACACTCCAATTTTTCCAGCACGAAACTTTGTTTGGAGATATTGAGTTCATGCAAAAGCGGGTAATCATCATTATACTCTCTTCTATGCAGTAACAGAAATAGAAACATACTAAGACATGTATTGTTTTTGTCAATCTGCAGGAAATTGAGCTGCAAAACCATAATAATTTGTTACGAGCTAAGGTTCTTTCATTCTTTCCATAattaacacacacacacacacacacacactaaaTATCCATGTATAAAATAGGCTCAGAATTATCCCAGGTGGAAACTTCACATGATATTGTGATGTAAATTTATGAAAAGCGACATAGACACAACATGATTAATGTAGTGGATGATGCAGATAGCTCAACATGAGAGAGCACAGCAACAAGAACAGAGTTTGCTACAGGGAAATCCATGCGTGTCTATACCTTCACAATCATATGACCGGAATTTCTTCCCTGTGAATGTCCCCAATCATTAGTATTCGTCATGTCAAGACCAATCTGCTCTCCAACTTGTGTAAGCATATTAATCTTTCCATAATTAGGGTGTTTAGCTAATGAAAGCCATGTTGGATACTTGTGAGCACTAATGCAAGCAAATATTAGCATTCACTTCGAGATAAGTTAACAAAACTGTTTTTTTGGATTGAGATAAAAGTCTATTACATTACACTCAACTAGTATCTAAACACACACTAAATCATTATAGAAAAGAATGGGGAAAGGAAAGGGTGGACTCAGGACTTCCTTACCTTTAATTTTTTGCTGTCATTTTCGCATACAATTCAATTTCAACATACTTATTAGGCCTTATATTAGTTCATGATTCTGCTTGATTAAATTCTTATGGCAACTATTTCTGATAATTTTCTCACTTCTTTTCTCACCATGGAATGCAGATGATGATAAACTGGAAAGCCTCATGAAATTCTGCCACAATCTTCTCCATCTTATAATCTATCTGAATAGTTTCAAGTGGTGTCTATACTGGAGAGCCAGTACATGCCCAAAGTTTAAATGAGTGTCTTTAGAATTTCCTTTAGTAAAATTCTTCCAACTATGCACTAGTGAAAGAAACATTTGTACCAAATACAATATGTTTTATGTGTTTTTCAATATACTTTCTATCATATCCTAGCAATTATTTGTGTGTTTTGGTTTCACTACAAAATGCTTGTTTGGATATGAAACCGAGGAGTAGAATTAAAAAGGTTGAGGCATGACCCACTTACATGATTACACACATTCCCTTCCCTGACTAACTGCAAAATTACAAATGCcaaaaaattgttatttttcAGTGTTTTCGAAGTGAACTCTAGAAGACAAGTTTAGAACATAAGACTCCATTTAAAACTCAGTCTATGTATTCGAAAAGTGAACATGAGTTCTCCTTTAATTGAGTCACTATTTTATACATGAGAAACCTTAGTCTATTCTGTAACCGCCCCTACACACGTTGCTACAGGTGTCGGGTATCGGGAGAGTGCGCTTTAATCTATTTAATCATTTAagttaggcttaaatactctaggggtccctgaaattgtaccctgtatcaaaataagtccttgaaaattttttttccgattccagatccctggaattgtttttttaatcagaataagtccctacgccggagaagacggtggttgacgacggcggtcatggcggcgctacgaccagggtgttgggccggcttcgtctcgtcctcaggaactcagtggtggtggtctcgtgggctgggtcgtcacagttgaagagaaaaggccagtcgcaagttgatttcttctcgccggaatttatggagcttctcggtttcttcgttttagctttgtttcttgCGATTCCTTCGCCCATATCAGATATATGAAGGTCTAGGAgtgttttaaacatgttatttcatggtttgtggaaacaatgaggaggcaaccactgtcttctccggcgtagggacttattttgatcaaacaaatttttctagggacccggaatcggaaaaaaaaatttcagggacttattttgatacggggtacaatttcagggacctacagagtatttaagcctttaagTTATTCAAAATATACAACAGATCTAAAATACAACGGTTGTCAAGAAGCACGTGACATAGTAGGTATCTCATATTGGAGGAGATGTGAAGAAGTCATCCATGATGAAGAAGTTGCTCGTGGTGAAGAGGTCTCCCGCAATGAAAAGTCTTGTGTGATGAAAGAGGTCATGTCACTCGTGATGAGGTGAGGTCTCCCATGATGAGGTGAGATCATCTGTGGTTGGTGAGATCTTTCATTCACGTCCATAAGTCCTTAAGACACCAAGCCTTAAACATTGATGCATCATCCTATACTTCACACACATCATTCAATCGATGCACAACCCGCCCCAAGACACCATACCTTAAGTATAGAGGCGAAGTGTGTCTTCCCACCTGTACCGAGATCTTCTAAAAACTGACGAAGATGGCTTCAACCCGAAAGCCTTCATCAATCTTTTATCATACTTATTTGGTAGATATGTTTGGCCTAGCTCCACTAAACATCACTCACTCAGTCCACATAGATATGCCATCATTAGTTCCTAATTAACTTGACATAGGTTACATTTCAATATGATTTGAACttcttaaataaaaaaaacaaaaaaactagtCTAATTAAAAGTTTCATAAATTAGGTGGTGTGGGTGTGCCAAAAGTAACACCCTCATTTTCTAATGCGAACTGAAGCAGTTCATATTGGGCCCAGAACTGTTGAAGGAGAGCCCAAAACTATCACATTCATTcgacaaaacaaaaaacagaaCATGTCATCATCATTCATCAAACTATGTCAGTACACAAAACCTTCGAGATTAACCGAATGGATCATCATTCATCACCTCAAAATCCAACACTCAGAAGGCATCAAATTCGGAGATTCGTCACATGATTCCATGTGAGTATGTTTTCAACACTGTATCAAATCTCCTTCTGATTTGAATCATGCAATTGATCATGTTCAATCGACCCACTATTGTTTACTGTTCTTCCATCAAgaaattttggtaaaaaaacaATCTTTTCCACCTTTGCTATCAACCCTTTTTGCAGCATGTTGAGACGTGGACACAAATCAAAGCTATGGAATTCACGGG
This is a stretch of genomic DNA from Lotus japonicus ecotype B-129 chromosome 1, LjGifu_v1.2. It encodes these proteins:
- the LOC130733205 gene encoding agamous-like MADS-box protein MADS1, producing the protein MEFPNQASEGSSQTKKNGRGKIEIKRIENTTNRQVTFCKRRNGLLKKAYELSVLCDAEVALVVFSNRGRLYEYANNSVRGTIERYKKACAASSNTESVAEANTQFYQQESSKLKRQIRDIQNLNRHILGESLSSLSLKELKNLESRLEKGLSRVRSRKHETLFGDIEFMQKREIELQNHNNLLRAKIAQHERAQQQEQSLLQGNPCVSIPSQSYDRNFFPVNVPNH